One Dysosmobacter welbionis DNA segment encodes these proteins:
- a CDS encoding nucleoside triphosphate pyrophosphohydrolase family protein — MSCQYKDQCPSYSGWCNGPKQDFSKCVEFLVTAYENEKKRMMPNEYQKLAIRTCSIPYDQKKDMLMHAVLGLTSEAGEVSGLFQKKYQGHKLDPEHLEKELGDCLWMIAEACTALGWNMETVMQTNIEKLRARYPEGFDAEHSLHRRANDI; from the coding sequence ATGTCTTGTCAATACAAAGACCAGTGTCCAAGCTACAGTGGCTGGTGTAACGGGCCGAAGCAGGATTTCTCCAAGTGCGTGGAGTTCCTTGTCACGGCCTATGAGAACGAGAAAAAGCGGATGATGCCCAACGAGTACCAGAAGCTGGCTATACGGACATGCAGCATCCCCTACGACCAGAAGAAGGATATGCTCATGCACGCTGTCCTGGGCCTGACTTCCGAGGCTGGCGAGGTTTCTGGTCTGTTCCAGAAGAAGTACCAGGGTCACAAGCTCGACCCTGAGCATCTGGAAAAGGAGTTGGGCGACTGCCTCTGGATGATTGCGGAGGCTTGCACCGCTCTCGGCTGGAACATGGAAACGGTCATGCAGACCAACATCGAGAAGCTCCGGGCCCGATATCCGGAGGGCTTCGATGCCGAGCACAGTCTGCATCGCAGAGCAAATGATATTTGA
- a CDS encoding nucleotide modification associated domain-containing protein, with translation MNEKVLRHKEICDGLNELYARKNHDYGDSFHTTFVEEGLAMARIRLGDKFSRFKTLSRLSCNDRDQQQVTDESIRDTLLDLANYAIMTVLEMDAPDESHATMYAYDKPFYTVGEDK, from the coding sequence ATGAACGAAAAAGTTCTAAGACATAAGGAAATCTGCGATGGGCTGAACGAGCTCTACGCACGCAAAAACCACGACTATGGCGACAGCTTCCATACCACTTTCGTCGAGGAAGGTCTCGCTATGGCCCGTATCCGTCTGGGAGATAAGTTCTCCCGCTTCAAGACCCTGTCTCGCCTTTCCTGCAATGACCGCGACCAGCAGCAAGTTACGGATGAGTCCATTCGTGATACGCTGCTCGATCTCGCAAACTATGCCATCATGACTGTGTTGGAGATGGATGCACCAGATGAGAGTCATGCGACTATGTACGCTTATGACAAGCCGTTCTATACTGTTGGGGAGGATAAGTAA